The segment TTGTTGTATCCAAAATTACCATTTTCGGGGGTGGAATCCATGGAAGAGCGTTGGGTGTACATGAATGGCGATTTTGTGAAAAAGGAGGAGGCCAAGGTCTCCATTTTCGACCACGGGTTTCTCTACGGTGACGGGGTGTTCGAGGGAATCCGGGTGTATGGGGGGAATGTATTCCGGCTGCGGGAACACCTGGAGCGCCTGTATGAATCAGCCCGCTCCATCCTGCTCGACATCCCCGGCGGGATCGGGGAGATGGAAAAGGCCGTTCTGGATACCGTGCGGAAAAACCGGTTGACCGATGCATACATCCGGTTGGTGGTCTCCCGGGGAAAAGGGGAGCTCTGTCTCGACCCCGCCAAGTGCTCCAATCCTCAGGTAATCATCATTGCCGATCAAGTCAAAATGTTCCCTCAGGAACAGTATGACCATGGGTTGAAGATCATCACCGTCCCCACCCGGCGCAATGTACCTGACGCCCTCAACCCGAAGATCAAATCTCTTAACTATCTGAACAATATCCTGGTGAAAATCGAAGCCAACCAGGCCGGCGTCGGGGAAGCCCTGATGCTGAACAGTGACGGCTATGTGGCGGAAGGGTCGGGAGACAACATCTTTATCGTGAAGCGTGGCATCCTCTGCACGCCCCCCGGATATGTGGGCGCCCTCGACGGAATCACCCGCCGCGCCATCATGGACCTGTGTGATCGCCTCGGGTATGAGGTGAAGGAACAGCCCTTCACCCGTCACGATGTCTATGTGGCCGATGAAGTTTTTCTCACCGGAACCGCCGCCGAAGTGATCGCCGTCGTCCAGGTGGACGGTCGCAGGATCGGGGAGGGCAAACCGGGCCCGATCACCCGCCATCTCCTGGCGGAGTTCCGCAAACTGGTTACCGTGGAAGGATCCCGGGTGTATCCGGAAACTGCCACGAAACAGGTGGCGGCCAGCCCGGTGAGTTGACGGAAAAGAAGAACGGATCAACGAAAAAACGCCCATCGGGTCGAAGTTGCTTTATCCCGGTGGGCGTTTTGGGTGTAATGGCTTCTGGTCAGATACTTGGATGCATTCTCCGGTATTGGACACTGCAGGGGATTGAGTAAATCCTCAGAATGCTCTTAAGAGGAACACTGCATCGGTCCACGGGGTGTCCGTCGGCGATCAGATTCATCCCAAACCCACCGGAGGGCATCGAGGACGGCTTCAGGTCTGACCGTCGGAATCATATGTGCAGTGTCCGGAACTTCAAACCGGCTGGACTGGGAAGCTCCCGGTGCAACCGGTTGGATGGAAGAAACGGCTCCGTCTTCATTCCCGTTGGAAAGTTCGCTGGGGAGGTTTCAGCAGTCTCCGAGGGAGCGAAATTGATCGAGAAAGGGGCCCGCCGTGGGCCCCGCTCTCATTTCTTTTCCGTCAAAATGACCGGGCCCTCATCGGTGACGGCCACGGTGTGTTCATATTGAACGCAGATGGAGCCGTCAACGGTGCGGGCGGTCCAGCCGTCTTTGTCAATCCGTGCGCGCCAGCTGCCGAGAGTGAGCATCGGTTCAATGGCGAGAACCATTCCTGCCTGAATCTGGTGGCCGGTGCCGGGACGGCCGAAATGGGGGACCTGGGGCTCCTCCCAGAGTTCCCGGCCGACACCGTGGCCGCAGAACTCCCGGACAACACCGTAGCCGAGGGGTTCCGCGAAGGACTGGATGGCGTGGCCGATGTCTCCGATCCGGCGGCCGGGTCGGGCATGTTCAATGCCGAGGAACAGCGCTTTCTCACCATCCTTCATCAGTCGGCGGATGTCCGGGGAGACCTCACCCACGGCATAGGTCCAGGCGGAGTCACCGTGATAGCCTTCATAGAGGGCTCCGATGTCGATCGTGACCACATCGCCTTCTTTCAGAGGCTGGGAGCGGGGAAAACCGTGGCAGATCTCATCATTGAGAGCGACACAGATGGAAGCGGGAAAACCATGATGCCCCTTGAAACTGGGTGTCGCCCGGCTTTTTCGGATGTGTTGTTCCACCAGGGCGTCCAGATCCCGGGTGTTCACCCCGGGGCGGATGGCCTGGCTCAGCAGGGCGTGGCACTCGGCAACGATGGAACCGGCCTTGCGCATCACTTTCAGTTCATCCGAGGATTTCGTACGGATCATACAGGACACCACCAGATGAAGATTACCGTCGGCGCAGAGGGAGTGGCTGGGGTGCAATCCACCGCCAAGCACCGCCGGAAGGTACTTAATGTGATCCTATGCAGGCCAGCAAGAATTGTCAATCGATGACCCAAAAGAAAGGCCGGCCGCCGTCGGGCGACCGGCCTTTAGATCATATCTGATAATTGGAATTTCCGCGGAATGTGAGACGTTGTGAGAGTAACTGAGGGAGGGTTGGGTTTCACATGGAATGACTTTGGCTCGGAAGAACAACGGAATGGAATGTGAAACCCAATCCCGACCGTCTTCAAACGCAGTGACTCACAATACTTCCGAATCACAACGCTTATAGTGGGAAAGATTCAACAACAGCGGCGGATCTTGCCCCCGCCGTATTTTTCGTCAGTGGCCCGCTTGTGGAATTCCTTCTCCGAGAGCGGGGTTTCTCCGGGGTGATTGCGGCGGAAGTGTTCCACGTAGCGTGCATAATCGGGAACTCCGGCGATGGCATTCAGATAGTCGGCCACCGCCTTGAAGGATTTGGTGCAGGCTTGGAGAATGGTTTCAGTCATCCTTTGACACTTCCTCCTTCCCAAGGGATGTAGGGGGATTCGGACAGAGGGAGGGACTCCCGCTTCACCAGCTTTTTGTACCAGATCCGACCGGCGTCCAGGATGATCGCGAT is part of the Kroppenstedtia eburnea genome and harbors:
- the map gene encoding type I methionyl aminopeptidase — translated: MIRTKSSDELKVMRKAGSIVAECHALLSQAIRPGVNTRDLDALVEQHIRKSRATPSFKGHHGFPASICVALNDEICHGFPRSQPLKEGDVVTIDIGALYEGYHGDSAWTYAVGEVSPDIRRLMKDGEKALFLGIEHARPGRRIGDIGHAIQSFAEPLGYGVVREFCGHGVGRELWEEPQVPHFGRPGTGHQIQAGMVLAIEPMLTLGSWRARIDKDGWTARTVDGSICVQYEHTVAVTDEGPVILTEKK
- a CDS encoding YbdD/YjiX family protein, which translates into the protein MTETILQACTKSFKAVADYLNAIAGVPDYARYVEHFRRNHPGETPLSEKEFHKRATDEKYGGGKIRRCC
- the ilvE gene encoding branched-chain-amino-acid transaminase, giving the protein MEERWVYMNGDFVKKEEAKVSIFDHGFLYGDGVFEGIRVYGGNVFRLREHLERLYESARSILLDIPGGIGEMEKAVLDTVRKNRLTDAYIRLVVSRGKGELCLDPAKCSNPQVIIIADQVKMFPQEQYDHGLKIITVPTRRNVPDALNPKIKSLNYLNNILVKIEANQAGVGEALMLNSDGYVAEGSGDNIFIVKRGILCTPPGYVGALDGITRRAIMDLCDRLGYEVKEQPFTRHDVYVADEVFLTGTAAEVIAVVQVDGRRIGEGKPGPITRHLLAEFRKLVTVEGSRVYPETATKQVAASPVS